Proteins encoded together in one Capsicum annuum cultivar UCD-10X-F1 unplaced genomic scaffold, UCD10Xv1.1 ctg2819, whole genome shotgun sequence window:
- the LOC107848245 gene encoding mitochondrial import inner membrane translocase subunit TIM44-2 isoform X2, with product MQRHPLSKRFTAMCEPLITTWQEGDTKVLKKHCSNEIIAVCKAQHQAFDSEGIVFDNKILHISDMEVQEKKMMEGGPIIILRVHCIRDKLGSIIEGGKVCINIPFCCLLLFSWSCISYSIAMISCIIYPTSLYQIAFISMVKVSFFYVTSVVFIRKSALLDVN from the exons ATGCAGCGTCACCCTCTTTCTAAACGCTTCACTGCAATGTGTGAACCTCTTATAACAACGTGGCAGGAG GGAGATACAAAGGTGTTAAAGAAACATTGCAGCAACGAGATAATTGCTGTGTGTAAAGCTCAGCATCAAGCTTTTGATAGCGAGGGTATCGTTTTTGACAACAAG ATTTTACATATTTCGGATATGGAAGtacaagagaaaaaaatgatggaAGGCGGTCCCATAATAATTTTGAGG GTCCACTGCATACGCGATAAACTTGGTTCAATTATAGAAGGGGGAAAGGTATGTATTAATATCCCATTTTGTTGTTTGCTGTTATTCTCTTGGTCCTGCATTAGCTATTCAATCGCtatgatatcttgtatcatttaCCCAACTTCATTATATCAAATTGCCTTCATCTCTATGGTCAAAGTGTCATTTTTCTACGTTACTAGTGTGGTTTTCATACGCAAAAGTGCATTACTAGACGTAAACTAA
- the LOC107848245 gene encoding mitochondrial import inner membrane translocase subunit TIM44-2 isoform X4, with product MQRHPLSKRFTAMCEPLITTWQEGDTKVLKKHCSNEIIAVCKAQHQAFDSEGIVFDNKILHISDMEVQEKKMMEGGPIIILRVHCIRDKLGSIIEGGKDTIHTVHYAWAMQLGDDSIWRLREMQQFGVVALI from the exons ATGCAGCGTCACCCTCTTTCTAAACGCTTCACTGCAATGTGTGAACCTCTTATAACAACGTGGCAGGAG GGAGATACAAAGGTGTTAAAGAAACATTGCAGCAACGAGATAATTGCTGTGTGTAAAGCTCAGCATCAAGCTTTTGATAGCGAGGGTATCGTTTTTGACAACAAG ATTTTACATATTTCGGATATGGAAGtacaagagaaaaaaatgatggaAGGCGGTCCCATAATAATTTTGAGG GTCCACTGCATACGCGATAAACTTGGTTCAATTATAGAAGGGGGAAAG GATACGATACACACTGTACATTATGCTTGGGCTATGCAACTCGGAGACGACTCTATATGGAGGCTTAGAGAGATGCAGCAATTTGGTGTTGTAGCTCTTATCTAA
- the LOC107848245 gene encoding mitochondrial import inner membrane translocase subunit TIM44-2 isoform X3, giving the protein MQRHPLSKRFTAMCEPLITTWQEGDTKVLKKHCSNEIIAVCKAQHQAFDSEGIVFDNKILHISDMEVQEKKMMEGGPIIILRQVHCIRDKLGSIIEGGKDTIHTVHYAWAMQLGDDSIWRLREMQQFGVVALI; this is encoded by the exons ATGCAGCGTCACCCTCTTTCTAAACGCTTCACTGCAATGTGTGAACCTCTTATAACAACGTGGCAGGAG GGAGATACAAAGGTGTTAAAGAAACATTGCAGCAACGAGATAATTGCTGTGTGTAAAGCTCAGCATCAAGCTTTTGATAGCGAGGGTATCGTTTTTGACAACAAG ATTTTACATATTTCGGATATGGAAGtacaagagaaaaaaatgatggaAGGCGGTCCCATAATAATTTTGAGG CAGGTCCACTGCATACGCGATAAACTTGGTTCAATTATAGAAGGGGGAAAG GATACGATACACACTGTACATTATGCTTGGGCTATGCAACTCGGAGACGACTCTATATGGAGGCTTAGAGAGATGCAGCAATTTGGTGTTGTAGCTCTTATCTAA
- the LOC107848245 gene encoding mitochondrial import inner membrane translocase subunit TIM44-2 isoform X1: protein MQRHPLSKRFTAMCEPLITTWQEGDTKVLKKHCSNEIIAVCKAQHQAFDSEGIVFDNKILHISDMEVQEKKMMEGGPIIILRQVHCIRDKLGSIIEGGKVCINIPFCCLLLFSWSCISYSIAMISCIIYPTSLYQIAFISMVKVSFFYVTSVVFIRKSALLDVN, encoded by the exons ATGCAGCGTCACCCTCTTTCTAAACGCTTCACTGCAATGTGTGAACCTCTTATAACAACGTGGCAGGAG GGAGATACAAAGGTGTTAAAGAAACATTGCAGCAACGAGATAATTGCTGTGTGTAAAGCTCAGCATCAAGCTTTTGATAGCGAGGGTATCGTTTTTGACAACAAG ATTTTACATATTTCGGATATGGAAGtacaagagaaaaaaatgatggaAGGCGGTCCCATAATAATTTTGAGG CAGGTCCACTGCATACGCGATAAACTTGGTTCAATTATAGAAGGGGGAAAGGTATGTATTAATATCCCATTTTGTTGTTTGCTGTTATTCTCTTGGTCCTGCATTAGCTATTCAATCGCtatgatatcttgtatcatttaCCCAACTTCATTATATCAAATTGCCTTCATCTCTATGGTCAAAGTGTCATTTTTCTACGTTACTAGTGTGGTTTTCATACGCAAAAGTGCATTACTAGACGTAAACTAA